One Watersipora subatra chromosome 4, tzWatSuba1.1, whole genome shotgun sequence genomic window carries:
- the LOC137393012 gene encoding dolichyl-diphosphooligosaccharide--protein glycosyltransferase subunit STT3A-like → MYFCFSRLTDANIFIIIYGLTSIYFAGVMVRLMLVLAPVMCILAGIGVSTTLSLYMKNMDPIFGSKKSEPSSKKTSKKTVGELNYPFKNEVATAVVFTMTLFLITYVFHCTWVTSEAYSSPSLVLSAKSGDGGRVIFDDFREAYYWLRQNTPEDAKIMSWWDYGYQITAMANRTILVDNNTWNNTHISRVGQAMSSPEDKAYEILS, encoded by the exons ATGTACTTCTGCTTCAGCAGGCTCACGGATgccaacatttttattattatttacggCCTTACAAGTATTTATTTTGCG GGAGTAATGGTACGTCTTATGTTGGTCTTGGCTCCTGTTATGTGCATCCTCGCTGGCATCGGGGTCTCCACCACCCTTTCATTGTACATGAAAAATATGGATCCAATCTTTGGGTCAAAGAAATCTGAACCATCCAGTAAAAAGACGTCTAAAAAGACGGTTGGAGAACTCAACTACCCATTTAAAAATGAG GTGGCCACTGCTGTAGTTTTCACCATGACCCTTTTCCTCATCACCTATGTTTTTCACTGCACCTGGGTCACTTCAGAGGCCTACTCTAGTCCTTCCCTCGTTCTCTCCGCCAAATCAGGCGATGGTGGCCGTGTTATATTTGATGACTTCAGGGAAGCTTACTACTGGCTGAGGCAAAACACTCCAGAG GATGCAAAGATTATGTCTTGGTGGGATTACGGATATCAGATAACAGCTATGGCTAATCGAACAATCTTGGTAGACAACAATACTTGGAACAACACTCACATATCCAGAGTTGGGCAG GCAATGTCATCACCTGAAGATAAAGCCTATGAAATTCTTTCTTGA